A portion of the Krasilnikovia cinnamomea genome contains these proteins:
- the rimP gene encoding ribosome maturation factor RimP, producing MTQRGRAGARPGTRRSGARGRDTAEPRPAAPRVDLAAARARVRAVIEPVVAAAGYDLEDVSVSRAGRRHVLRVLVDADGGIALDDVAVISREISAALDAADEAEGELLAGEYQLEVGSPGVDRPLTAPRHWRRNVGRLVAVTVAGRAVTGRVSAADDARVVMDVDGTARELPYDQLGPGRVQIEFKRMAEAEFEDTDDDVLDHDDDDDDDDEDGESDQR from the coding sequence ATGACCCAGCGTGGCCGTGCCGGTGCCCGGCCGGGCACCCGTCGCTCCGGCGCGCGCGGCCGCGACACGGCCGAGCCCCGTCCCGCCGCGCCGCGGGTCGACCTGGCCGCCGCCCGGGCCCGGGTCCGCGCGGTGATCGAGCCGGTCGTCGCGGCGGCCGGCTACGACCTGGAGGACGTGAGCGTGTCCCGGGCCGGACGCCGCCACGTGCTGCGGGTGCTGGTCGATGCGGACGGCGGGATCGCCCTGGACGACGTCGCCGTGATTTCGCGGGAGATCTCCGCGGCGCTCGACGCGGCCGACGAGGCCGAGGGCGAGCTGCTGGCGGGGGAGTACCAGCTGGAGGTCGGCTCGCCCGGCGTGGACCGCCCGCTGACCGCCCCCCGGCACTGGCGGCGCAACGTGGGACGCCTGGTGGCGGTCACGGTGGCCGGCCGCGCGGTGACCGGACGGGTCAGCGCGGCCGACGACGCCCGTGTCGTGATGGACGTGGACGGCACGGCCCGCGAGCTGCCCTACGACCAGCTCGGTCCGGGGCGGGTACAGATCGAGTTCAAGCGGATGGCCGAGGCCGAGTTCGAGGACACGGACGACGACGTCCTCGACCACGACGACGATGACGATGACGACGACGAGGATGGGGAGAGCGATCAGAGGTGA
- a CDS encoding DUF503 domain-containing protein: MYTETALFDLLLPGDSRSLKQKRSYVRPIIAMLRRFEVSVAEVGSLDLTGRAQIGVAVVAADPAHARTVIDTCENQVAGRPEIELLSVRRRLYGDED; encoded by the coding sequence GTGTATACCGAGACCGCACTGTTTGATCTGCTGCTGCCCGGCGACTCGCGGTCGCTGAAGCAGAAGCGCTCCTACGTCCGACCGATCATCGCGATGCTGCGCCGCTTCGAGGTGAGCGTCGCCGAGGTCGGCTCCCTCGACCTGACCGGACGCGCCCAGATCGGCGTGGCCGTGGTGGCCGCCGACCCGGCGCACGCCCGTACGGTCATCGACACCTGCGAGAACCAGGTCGCCGGCCGCCCCGAGATCGAGCTGCTGTCGGTGCGCCGCCGACTGTACGGCGACGAGGACTGA
- a CDS encoding YlxR family protein has translation MVRRAASVHRGATPVRTCIGCRKRAPASQLLRFVAVGTGAELRLLPDPARRLPGRGAHVHPDPACFALAERRRAFGRALRLTGVPDTGPLAEHVRAAHMPHGATDGGALGPTRIRKVGRPT, from the coding sequence GTGGTTCGACGTGCTGCCTCGGTTCACAGGGGCGCTACACCGGTGCGCACCTGCATCGGTTGTCGCAAACGCGCGCCGGCCTCCCAACTACTGCGGTTCGTCGCGGTCGGGACGGGAGCCGAGCTTCGGCTTCTCCCCGATCCGGCGCGCAGACTGCCGGGTCGGGGAGCACATGTGCATCCTGATCCGGCCTGCTTCGCACTGGCGGAGCGGCGCCGCGCCTTCGGGCGGGCGTTGCGACTGACCGGTGTCCCGGACACCGGACCGCTCGCGGAGCACGTCCGTGCGGCCCACATGCCGCACGGCGCCACCGATGGTGGGGCGTTGGGTCCCACCCGGATTCGCAAGGTAGGACGACCGACATGA
- a CDS encoding ferritin-like domain-containing protein, producing MNEQLAGALAAEEAAIYAYGTIGVHLTDDRELADARAAEAVHRDRRDALVTRLASAQVSPAPAPAGYALPFPVTDRDSALKLAIHVEDGVAQAWRPMLAVTTADERSTALGALTDAAVRATRWRRHADVTPLTLPFPGRP from the coding sequence GTGAACGAGCAACTGGCCGGTGCGCTGGCCGCCGAGGAGGCGGCGATCTATGCGTACGGGACGATCGGGGTGCACCTGACCGACGACCGCGAGCTGGCCGATGCCCGGGCGGCCGAGGCGGTGCACCGGGACCGCCGGGACGCGCTGGTGACCCGGCTGGCCTCGGCCCAGGTCAGCCCCGCCCCCGCGCCGGCCGGGTACGCGCTGCCGTTCCCCGTGACCGACCGGGACAGCGCCCTCAAGCTGGCCATCCACGTGGAGGACGGCGTCGCGCAGGCGTGGCGCCCGATGCTGGCGGTAACCACCGCCGACGAGCGGTCCACGGCCCTGGGCGCGCTGACCGACGCCGCGGTACGGGCCACCCGCTGGCGCCGCCACGCCGACGTCACGCCGCTCACCCTGCCCTTCCCCGGCCGCCCCTGA
- a CDS encoding TRM11 family SAM-dependent methyltransferase, with translation MSRYAMLLAPSANRVYAAQAGRLSQAELRAFAPVLSGPLDDVAQTRLGGVEYLTFTAELSARDLAYLANLSAAYALFERTQDLLRPVELTPLDRYDSDLITIPKYAGKTNEQFTKLVLNLTLLASASATRMLDGRLTVCDPLCGRGTTLNQALMYGYDAIGVELDGKDVEAYKAFLQTWLKHKRLKHTAELVPVRRQGRRAARRLEVTLAASKDDHKAGAVQKVTVLHADTTELTGLLRPGCADVLVADLPYGIAHGSWSEEGGLSRRPLELLERAVPQWLPLLRPGGALGLSWNTKVAKRELAEDILLASGLEIVEYGDLAHRVDQGIERDVVVARRPGRPSGSGA, from the coding sequence ATGTCCCGGTACGCCATGCTGCTCGCCCCGTCCGCCAACCGCGTCTACGCCGCCCAGGCCGGGCGCCTGTCCCAGGCGGAACTGCGGGCGTTCGCCCCGGTGCTGTCCGGCCCGCTCGACGACGTGGCGCAGACCCGGCTCGGCGGCGTGGAGTACCTCACGTTCACCGCGGAACTGTCCGCGCGCGACCTCGCGTACCTGGCGAACCTGTCCGCCGCCTACGCCCTGTTCGAGCGGACCCAGGACCTGCTGCGGCCGGTCGAGCTGACCCCCCTGGACCGGTACGACAGCGACCTCATCACGATCCCCAAGTACGCGGGCAAGACCAACGAGCAGTTCACCAAGCTGGTGCTCAACCTGACCCTGCTGGCCTCCGCCTCGGCCACCCGGATGCTGGACGGCAGGCTGACCGTCTGCGACCCGCTCTGCGGCCGGGGCACCACCCTCAACCAGGCCCTCATGTACGGCTACGACGCGATCGGCGTCGAGCTGGACGGCAAGGACGTCGAGGCGTACAAGGCGTTCCTGCAGACCTGGCTCAAGCACAAGCGGCTCAAGCACACCGCCGAGCTGGTGCCGGTACGGCGGCAGGGCCGGCGCGCCGCCCGGCGCCTGGAGGTGACGCTGGCCGCCAGCAAGGACGACCACAAGGCCGGCGCGGTGCAGAAGGTGACCGTGCTGCACGCCGACACCACGGAGCTGACCGGCCTGCTCCGCCCCGGGTGCGCCGACGTGCTCGTCGCCGACCTGCCGTACGGGATCGCGCACGGCAGCTGGTCCGAGGAGGGCGGGCTGTCGCGGCGGCCGCTCGAGCTGCTGGAGCGGGCCGTGCCGCAGTGGCTGCCGCTGCTGCGTCCCGGCGGTGCGCTCGGGCTGTCCTGGAACACCAAGGTCGCCAAGCGGGAACTCGCCGAGGACATCCTCCTCGCCAGCGGGCTGGAGATCGTCGAGTACGGGGATCTGGCGCACCGGGTCGATCAGGGCATCGAGCGCGACGTCGTGGTCGCCCGGCGACCCGGCCGACCGTCCGGGAGCGGTGCGTAA
- the map gene encoding type I methionyl aminopeptidase: protein MTVRAPLQPGKLSPWRAVPQHIARPEYVGKKRPQPWRGSHVQTPETIEKMRVAGRLAAQATQLAGEHCKPGVTTDEIDKVVHEFLCDHGAYPSTLGYKGFPKSCCTSLNEVICHGIPDTTVLEDGDIINVDVTAFLNGVHGDTDATFCVGAVSEDVRLLVERTHEAMMRGIRAVAPGRPINAIGRVIEAYARRFGYGVVRDFTGHGIGEAFHSGLYVPHYDNPSLDTVMEPGMTFTIEPMITLGTHDYEMWRDGWTVVTKDRKWTAQFEHTLVVTEDGHEILTLP, encoded by the coding sequence ATGACCGTTCGGGCTCCTCTGCAACCGGGAAAGCTGTCGCCCTGGCGGGCCGTGCCGCAGCACATCGCGCGCCCCGAGTACGTGGGCAAGAAGCGCCCGCAGCCATGGCGCGGCTCCCACGTGCAGACCCCGGAGACGATCGAGAAGATGCGCGTCGCCGGGCGGCTCGCCGCACAGGCCACCCAGCTCGCGGGCGAGCACTGCAAGCCCGGGGTCACCACCGACGAGATCGACAAGGTGGTGCACGAGTTCCTCTGCGACCACGGCGCCTACCCGTCGACGCTGGGCTACAAGGGCTTCCCCAAGTCGTGCTGCACCTCCCTGAACGAGGTGATCTGCCACGGCATCCCGGACACCACCGTGCTGGAGGACGGCGACATCATCAACGTCGACGTCACCGCGTTCCTGAACGGGGTGCACGGCGACACCGACGCGACGTTCTGCGTCGGCGCGGTCAGCGAGGACGTGCGGCTACTGGTCGAGCGCACCCACGAGGCCATGATGCGCGGCATCCGGGCGGTCGCCCCGGGCCGCCCGATCAACGCCATCGGCCGGGTCATCGAGGCGTACGCCCGCCGCTTCGGCTACGGCGTCGTGCGCGACTTCACCGGCCACGGCATCGGTGAGGCGTTCCACTCGGGCCTGTACGTGCCGCACTACGACAACCCCAGCCTGGACACCGTGATGGAGCCGGGCATGACCTTCACCATCGAGCCGATGATCACCCTCGGCACCCACGACTACGAGATGTGGCGCGACGGCTGGACCGTCGTCACGAAGGATCGAAAGTGGACCGCCCAGTTCGAGCACACCCTCGTGGTGACCGAGGACGGGCACGAGATCCTCACCCTGCCGTGA
- a CDS encoding nucleotidyltransferase domain-containing protein, protein MPQDEWDAANPRGHLATRLRDVIARRWSAEVRAIGVHGSLAHGDDTDASDVNLVVVTYRSGAGPRPALRRVDGILVDLTVLTADEGLRQARDLTADWPLIADRYVTSRALHDPHGWFAAQRDAHLSRLAESRPAEFSGLARRNWCRASAAHARAVHLAQWYETDAALLLMAEARLHAALVAGLLSRTYFRNRADAVRRTGLGGADMTELSAVLKSQAEELTARGRPVDGSLAALFE, encoded by the coding sequence GTGCCGCAGGACGAGTGGGATGCCGCCAACCCGCGTGGACACCTCGCCACCCGCCTGCGGGACGTGATCGCGCGACGCTGGTCCGCCGAGGTGCGGGCGATCGGGGTGCACGGCTCCCTGGCGCACGGCGACGACACCGACGCGAGCGACGTCAACCTGGTCGTCGTCACGTACCGGTCCGGTGCGGGGCCGCGGCCCGCGCTGCGCCGCGTCGACGGCATCCTGGTGGACCTCACCGTGCTCACCGCCGACGAGGGCCTGCGTCAGGCCCGGGACCTGACCGCGGACTGGCCGCTGATCGCCGACCGGTACGTCACCAGCCGCGCGCTGCACGACCCGCACGGCTGGTTCGCGGCGCAACGCGACGCCCACCTGAGCCGGCTGGCCGAGAGCCGCCCCGCGGAGTTCAGCGGCCTGGCCCGGCGCAACTGGTGCCGCGCGTCGGCGGCGCACGCCCGCGCGGTCCACCTCGCCCAGTGGTACGAGACCGACGCCGCCCTGCTGCTGATGGCCGAGGCCCGGCTGCATGCCGCGCTGGTGGCGGGGCTGCTGAGCCGCACGTACTTCCGCAACCGCGCCGACGCGGTGCGCCGGACCGGGCTCGGGGGCGCGGACATGACCGAGCTGAGCGCCGTGCTCAAGTCGCAGGCCGAGGAGCTCACCGCCCGGGGCCGCCCGGTCGACGGCAGCCTCGCCGCGCTGTTCGAGTGA
- the infB gene encoding translation initiation factor IF-2 has translation MAGKARVHELAKELGVDSKTVLAKLKEMGEFVKSASSTVEAPVARRLRGALVASQGGNGAPAAPAAAPSAPAEARTPTTARPTPPRRPAAPAAPGAPTSPAPTPGSIARPKPPAGRPGPTPGPAAAKPASAHDIEVAAAEARASALKAEQEAAVRAAQAARTRDAERRAQQPPAEGTGRPRPPGPGTVPPRPGSPAAGRPAAPGTPAPGRPGPGGSPRPPARGPGNNPFGVSGGGAPRPTPSAMPRPNQPGMPPRPSPASMPPRPSPASMPAQRPGRPGGGAPGRPGGPGAGRGGPGGGGGGGYRGGPGGGGGGGGFRGGPGGGGGGGGGYRGGPGGGGGGGGYRGGPGGGGGGAPAGAGAPGRPGGGGRGRGGGAAGAFGRPGGRPTRGRKSKKQRRQEFDNLSAPAMSSGAPRGNGQVVRLSRGASLSDFADKINANPGSLVQEMFNLGEMVTATQSCSDDTLLLLGEHLGFDVQIVSPEDEDRELLAQFNINLDAEVAENRLVTRPPVVTVMGHVDHGKTKLLDAIRKTNVVAGEAGGITQQIGAYQVVVDHNEEERAITFIDTPGHEAFTAMRARGAQVTDIVILVVAADDGVMPQTVEALNHAKAAEVPIVVAVNKVDKPDANPEKVRQQLTDYGVLAEEYGGDTMFVNVAAKPGIGIDELLEAVLLTADASLELTAPIDGPAQGVVVESHLDKGRGAVATVLVQKGTLRAGDSIVAGGAHGRVRAMLDENGKQVAEAAPARPVLVLGLTSVPGAGDTFLAAEDDRTVRQIAEQRQARRRAASFANSRGRATLETLMEQLKEGEKTSLTLVIKGDSSGSVEALEDALFKIEIPDEIQLKVIHRGVGAITESDVNLASASSDQTATIIGFNVRASNKVKEMADRAGVEIRYYSVIYQAIEEIEAALKGLLKPEFEEVEQGTAEIREVFRSSKIGLIAGCLVRSGLIRRNAKARILREGVVVADNVTISSLKRFKDDATEVREGFECGLTLSGFGTPQVGDVIETFEMREKPRA, from the coding sequence GTGGCAGGTAAGGCCCGCGTACACGAGCTCGCGAAGGAGCTCGGGGTCGACAGCAAGACCGTTCTCGCCAAGCTCAAGGAGATGGGCGAGTTCGTCAAGTCCGCATCCAGCACGGTCGAGGCCCCCGTGGCCCGGCGGCTCCGTGGTGCCCTGGTCGCCTCGCAGGGCGGCAACGGCGCTCCGGCGGCCCCCGCGGCGGCGCCCAGCGCCCCGGCCGAGGCCCGGACACCGACGACCGCGCGGCCGACGCCGCCGCGCCGGCCCGCCGCTCCGGCGGCGCCCGGTGCGCCCACGTCGCCCGCGCCGACCCCCGGCTCGATCGCCCGACCCAAGCCGCCCGCCGGGCGGCCGGGACCAACCCCGGGCCCGGCGGCTGCCAAGCCGGCCAGCGCCCACGACATCGAGGTAGCGGCGGCGGAAGCCCGCGCGTCGGCCCTCAAGGCGGAGCAGGAGGCCGCGGTCCGCGCGGCCCAGGCCGCCCGTACCCGGGACGCCGAACGCCGGGCGCAGCAGCCCCCGGCGGAGGGCACCGGCCGTCCGCGGCCGCCCGGCCCGGGCACTGTTCCGCCGCGCCCCGGCTCGCCGGCCGCCGGCCGTCCGGCCGCTCCTGGCACGCCGGCCCCGGGCCGTCCCGGCCCGGGCGGCAGCCCCCGTCCGCCGGCGCGCGGTCCGGGTAACAACCCGTTCGGTGTCTCCGGTGGCGGTGCGCCCCGGCCCACCCCCTCGGCCATGCCCCGGCCCAACCAGCCGGGCATGCCGCCGCGGCCCAGCCCGGCGTCGATGCCGCCGCGGCCCAGCCCCGCGTCCATGCCCGCGCAGCGTCCCGGTCGTCCCGGCGGCGGTGCTCCCGGCCGTCCCGGCGGTCCCGGGGCCGGTCGCGGCGGTCCGGGTGGCGGCGGTGGCGGTGGCTACCGTGGCGGTCCCGGTGGTGGCGGCGGTGGCGGTGGCTTCCGTGGCGGTCCCGGTGGCGGCGGCGGTGGCGGTGGTGGCTACCGCGGTGGTCCCGGTGGTGGCGGCGGTGGCGGTGGCTACCGTGGCGGCCCCGGTGGCGGCGGTGGCGGTGCCCCGGCGGGTGCCGGTGCTCCCGGTCGTCCCGGCGGTGGCGGTCGTGGCCGTGGTGGCGGTGCGGCGGGTGCCTTCGGGCGTCCCGGCGGCCGGCCGACCCGCGGCCGCAAGTCGAAGAAGCAGCGGCGTCAAGAGTTCGACAACCTGTCGGCTCCGGCCATGTCCTCGGGCGCGCCCCGGGGCAACGGCCAGGTCGTCCGGCTGTCGCGCGGCGCCTCGCTCTCCGACTTCGCCGACAAGATCAACGCCAACCCGGGCTCGCTCGTCCAGGAGATGTTCAACCTGGGCGAGATGGTCACGGCGACGCAGTCCTGCTCCGACGACACGCTGCTGCTGCTCGGCGAGCACCTCGGCTTCGACGTGCAGATCGTCAGCCCCGAGGACGAGGACCGTGAGCTGCTGGCGCAGTTCAACATCAACCTCGACGCCGAGGTCGCCGAGAACCGCCTCGTCACCCGGCCGCCGGTCGTGACCGTCATGGGTCACGTCGACCACGGTAAGACGAAGCTGCTCGACGCGATCCGCAAGACCAACGTGGTCGCGGGCGAGGCGGGTGGCATCACCCAGCAGATCGGCGCGTACCAGGTGGTCGTCGACCACAACGAGGAAGAGCGGGCGATCACCTTCATCGACACCCCGGGTCACGAGGCGTTCACCGCCATGCGTGCCCGTGGTGCCCAGGTGACCGACATCGTGATCCTCGTGGTCGCGGCGGACGACGGCGTGATGCCCCAGACGGTGGAGGCGTTGAACCACGCCAAGGCCGCCGAGGTGCCGATCGTGGTCGCGGTGAACAAGGTCGACAAGCCGGACGCCAACCCGGAGAAGGTGCGGCAGCAGCTCACCGACTACGGCGTGCTGGCCGAGGAGTACGGCGGCGACACGATGTTCGTCAACGTGGCCGCCAAGCCCGGCATCGGCATCGACGAGCTGCTCGAGGCGGTCCTGCTGACCGCGGACGCGTCGCTGGAGCTGACCGCTCCGATCGACGGGCCCGCGCAGGGTGTCGTGGTGGAGTCGCACCTCGACAAGGGCCGCGGTGCCGTGGCGACCGTCCTGGTGCAGAAGGGCACGCTGCGGGCCGGCGACTCGATCGTGGCGGGCGGCGCGCACGGCCGTGTCCGCGCCATGCTCGACGAGAACGGCAAGCAGGTCGCCGAGGCCGCCCCGGCACGGCCGGTGCTGGTGCTGGGTCTCACCTCGGTGCCCGGTGCGGGGGACACGTTCCTCGCGGCCGAGGACGACCGCACGGTGCGGCAGATCGCCGAGCAGCGGCAGGCACGCCGTCGCGCGGCGAGCTTCGCCAACTCGCGCGGCCGGGCCACCCTCGAGACGCTCATGGAGCAGCTCAAGGAGGGCGAGAAGACCTCGCTCACCCTGGTCATCAAGGGCGACAGCTCGGGTTCGGTCGAGGCTCTCGAGGACGCGCTGTTCAAGATCGAGATTCCCGACGAGATCCAGCTCAAGGTCATCCACCGCGGCGTCGGTGCGATCACCGAGAGCGACGTCAACCTGGCGAGTGCCTCGTCGGACCAGACCGCCACGATCATCGGCTTCAACGTCCGGGCCTCCAACAAGGTCAAGGAGATGGCCGACCGCGCCGGCGTGGAGATCCGCTACTACAGCGTGATCTACCAGGCCATCGAGGAGATCGAGGCGGCGCTCAAGGGCCTGCTCAAGCCGGAGTTCGAGGAGGTCGAGCAGGGCACCGCGGAGATCCGCGAGGTCTTCCGCTCGTCCAAGATCGGTCTCATCGCCGGTTGTCTGGTCCGGTCCGGTCTCATCCGCCGCAACGCCAAGGCGCGCATCCTGCGCGAGGGTGTCGTGGTGGCGGACAACGTCACGATCAGCTCGCTCAAGCGGTTCAAGGACGACGCCACCGAGGTCCGCGAGGGCTTCGAGTGTGGTCTGACCCTGTCCGGCTTCGGCACCCCGCAGGTCGGCGACGTGATCGAGACCTTCGAGATGCGCGAGAAGCCGCGGGCGTAA
- the rbfA gene encoding 30S ribosome-binding factor RbfA: protein MSDPAKTRRHAERVRELVASLVREIKDPRIGMVTITDARITGDLRDATVYYTVLGDSAAEASTAAALESAKGMLRSRVGHALGLRHSPSLAFVLDNVQDHAKEIDDLLAAARHQDAEVQRLAAGKQYAGDPDPYKTDEDDEERVGAREDM from the coding sequence ATGTCGGACCCGGCCAAGACGCGACGGCACGCGGAGCGCGTGCGGGAGCTGGTGGCATCGTTGGTGCGCGAAATCAAGGACCCCCGGATCGGCATGGTCACGATCACGGACGCCCGCATCACGGGTGACCTGCGCGACGCTACGGTCTACTACACCGTGCTCGGCGACTCGGCCGCCGAGGCGAGTACCGCCGCCGCCCTGGAGAGCGCCAAGGGCATGTTGCGCAGCCGGGTCGGCCACGCCCTCGGCCTGCGCCACTCGCCCAGCCTCGCCTTCGTGCTGGACAACGTGCAGGACCACGCCAAGGAGATCGACGACCTGCTGGCTGCGGCCCGGCACCAGGACGCCGAGGTGCAGCGGCTGGCCGCGGGCAAGCAGTACGCGGGCGACCCGGACCCGTACAAGACCGACGAGGACGACGAGGAGCGGGTCGGCGCCCGCGAGGACATGTAG
- the nusA gene encoding transcription termination factor NusA codes for MNIDLAALRALEREREIPFDTILAAIETALLTAYRHTDGAEGHARVEIDRKTGVASVLAQELDADGNIVREWDDTPHDFGRIAAMTAKQVILQRLREATDEQHFGEYAGRDGDLVTGVVQADAARAEKGIVIVDLGKLEAILPQSEQVPGERYEHGARIRCVVVHVAKGFRGPQITLSRSHPALVKKLFGLEVPEIGDGTVEIAAIAREAGHRTKIAVRSTVAGVNAKGACIGPMGQRVRAVMSELHGEKIDIIDWSEDPAQFVGNALSPAKALRVEVVDAATRTARVTVPDFQLSLAIGREGQNARLAARLTGWRIDIRPDNEAATVSERDAAETGG; via the coding sequence GTGAACATCGACCTCGCGGCACTGCGCGCCCTGGAGCGCGAGCGGGAGATCCCGTTCGACACGATCCTCGCGGCGATCGAGACCGCGCTGCTGACCGCGTACCGGCACACGGACGGGGCTGAGGGCCACGCCCGGGTGGAGATCGACCGCAAGACCGGGGTGGCGTCCGTGCTGGCCCAGGAGCTGGACGCGGACGGCAACATCGTGCGCGAGTGGGACGACACCCCGCACGACTTCGGCCGCATCGCGGCCATGACCGCCAAGCAGGTCATCCTGCAGCGGCTGCGGGAGGCGACCGACGAGCAGCACTTCGGTGAGTACGCGGGCCGCGACGGCGACCTGGTCACCGGCGTGGTGCAGGCGGACGCGGCGCGCGCCGAGAAGGGCATCGTCATCGTCGACCTGGGCAAGCTGGAGGCGATCCTGCCCCAGTCCGAGCAGGTCCCCGGCGAGCGGTACGAGCACGGTGCCCGGATCCGCTGCGTGGTGGTGCACGTGGCGAAGGGTTTCCGGGGCCCGCAGATCACCCTGTCCCGGTCCCACCCCGCGCTGGTGAAGAAGCTGTTCGGGCTGGAGGTGCCGGAGATCGGCGACGGCACCGTGGAGATCGCGGCGATCGCCCGTGAGGCAGGTCACCGTACGAAGATCGCGGTGCGCTCGACGGTGGCCGGGGTGAACGCCAAGGGCGCCTGTATCGGTCCGATGGGCCAGCGGGTTCGGGCCGTGATGAGCGAGCTGCACGGCGAGAAGATCGACATCATCGACTGGTCGGAGGATCCGGCGCAGTTCGTCGGCAACGCCCTGTCACCGGCCAAGGCGCTGCGGGTCGAGGTGGTGGACGCCGCGACGCGGACGGCACGGGTGACCGTCCCGGACTTCCAGCTTTCGCTGGCGATCGGGCGCGAGGGGCAGAATGCCCGCCTGGCGGCCCGGCTGACCGGATGGCGCATCGACATCCGGCCGGACAACGAGGCCGCTACCGTCTCGGAGCGCGATGCCGCCGAGACGGGTGGCTGA
- a CDS encoding VIT1/CCC1 transporter family protein has translation MTESPAALREHHHADVSGGWLRAATFGAMDGLVTNIALIAGVGGGGVDRHTLILTGVAGLVAGAISMGLGEYTSVRTQNDQVAAELRKELHELRVNPEGEAQELIRTWTARGLPETLARQVADVLKAHPEQALRVHAQEELGVVPDELPSPWTAAVSSFLCFCVGAVVPLLTYLLGFDSLALALTVGGAGLFAAGAVVSRFTSTPWWRSGLRQLLLGAAAAGATYVIGTLIGVGVT, from the coding sequence GTGACGGAATCACCGGCCGCGCTGCGGGAACACCACCACGCCGACGTCTCCGGCGGGTGGCTGCGTGCGGCCACGTTCGGCGCCATGGACGGCCTGGTCACCAACATCGCGCTGATCGCCGGCGTGGGCGGCGGCGGGGTCGACCGGCACACGCTGATCCTCACCGGCGTCGCCGGCCTGGTCGCGGGCGCGATCTCGATGGGCCTCGGCGAGTACACCAGCGTCCGGACGCAGAACGACCAGGTCGCCGCGGAGCTGCGCAAGGAGCTGCACGAGCTGCGGGTCAACCCGGAGGGCGAGGCCCAGGAGCTGATCCGTACGTGGACCGCGCGGGGCCTGCCGGAAACGCTGGCCCGCCAGGTGGCCGACGTCCTCAAGGCCCACCCGGAGCAGGCGCTGCGGGTGCACGCCCAGGAGGAGCTGGGCGTGGTCCCCGACGAACTGCCCAGCCCGTGGACCGCGGCGGTCTCCTCGTTCCTGTGCTTCTGCGTGGGCGCCGTGGTGCCACTGCTGACGTACCTGCTCGGATTCGACAGCCTGGCGCTGGCGCTGACCGTGGGCGGGGCCGGGCTGTTCGCGGCGGGCGCGGTGGTGTCCCGGTTCACCAGCACCCCGTGGTGGCGCAGCGGGCTGCGGCAACTGCTGCTGGGCGCGGCGGCGGCCGGCGCGACGTACGTGATCGGCACCCTGATCGGCGTCGGAGTCACCTGA
- a CDS encoding DHH family phosphoesterase encodes MRTPLGPTDADFAAAAAAIHRYAPAGRVLLVCHVNPDGDALGSMLGFGLGLRRLGVPALQATFPGAFEVPEPFTALPGLDLLVPEEQAYPEPDLVIVFDVASESRLGGLADRLPRAGATIVLDHHASNTGFGGVRLVDAGAAATSVVAEQLLARLDVPLDAEIAECLYVALATDTGSFRFDMTTPRVHEMAARLIATGLRPGEISRRIFDTRPFGATKLFAEVLGRAELDPAAAAGRGMVWTYATLDDLRRHGQRPYVMDALIDPVRCVAEADVAVLVKQVGDREWAVSLRSKGAVDVSAVALAFGGGGHRLAAGFTGYGAPGDVVGAVRDRLDQHVI; translated from the coding sequence ATGCGTACCCCCCTCGGACCCACCGACGCCGATTTCGCGGCCGCCGCCGCGGCGATCCACCGGTACGCGCCGGCGGGCCGGGTACTGCTGGTGTGCCACGTCAACCCGGACGGCGACGCCCTCGGCAGCATGCTGGGCTTCGGGCTCGGGCTGCGGCGGCTGGGCGTACCGGCCCTGCAGGCCACGTTTCCGGGTGCCTTCGAGGTGCCGGAGCCGTTCACGGCCCTGCCCGGGCTGGACCTGCTGGTGCCGGAGGAGCAGGCGTACCCCGAGCCCGATCTGGTGATCGTCTTCGACGTGGCCTCGGAGTCCCGGCTCGGCGGGCTCGCCGACCGGCTGCCCCGCGCGGGCGCCACCATCGTGCTGGATCACCACGCGTCGAACACCGGCTTCGGCGGCGTGCGCCTCGTCGACGCGGGCGCCGCCGCCACCTCGGTCGTCGCCGAGCAACTGCTGGCCCGGCTCGACGTGCCGCTCGACGCGGAGATCGCCGAGTGCCTGTATGTGGCGCTGGCGACGGACACCGGCTCGTTCCGGTTCGACATGACCACGCCGCGCGTGCATGAGATGGCGGCCCGGCTCATCGCCACCGGTCTGCGTCCGGGTGAGATCTCCCGCCGCATCTTCGACACCCGCCCGTTCGGCGCCACGAAGCTCTTCGCTGAGGTGCTGGGCCGCGCGGAGCTCGACCCGGCGGCCGCCGCGGGTCGCGGCATGGTGTGGACGTACGCCACGCTGGACGATCTACGGCGGCACGGGCAGCGCCCGTACGTGATGGACGCCCTCATCGATCCGGTGCGGTGCGTGGCCGAGGCCGACGTGGCGGTCCTGGTCAAGCAGGTCGGCGACCGGGAGTGGGCGGTGTCGCTGCGCAGCAAGGGTGCGGTGGACGTGAGCGCGGTCGCGCTGGCCTTCGGCGGCGGCGGGCACCGCCTGGCCGCGGGCTTCACCGGGTACGGGGCGCCGGGCGACGTGGTCGGCGCCGTCCGCGACCGTCTCGACCAGCACGTCATCTGA